The genomic window GCCACTCAGCGCGTAGTCGCCGCCGATGCGCCGCGTCTCGCGAATGCCGACCTGCGGCGCGATGTCGACGATCTGCGAGTGTTCGAAGCCCGGCACTTTCTCGCGCATGAAGCGAAAGTATTCGACGATCTGGCGCCGGCCTTCGGTTTCGCCCGCGCTCAGCTCGCGCGCATCGACACCACTCATCGCGCGGCCTTGTTCGTTGCGAATTTGGGTGACGTTGGCGCGCCATTCGGTCGGGTTGATCTGCGGCCGCACGATGGCACCCTCGCGCGGAAACTTGTAGCGACCGGGCTCGTCGCGCAGCGCAGCGTCCATCAAATCGTTGATGGCCTTGAACTCGCCGATGGCAGCCAGCGCGCGCTCCGACTCGACGTGGCCGATGCGGAACATCGTCGTCGGGAACAGGCTGTTGCCATGACCGTCGCCAACTTCGAACGGCACGCCGGCAAAGGCAGCCACGTCGGCGTCGCCCGAGCAGTCGATGAACACGTTGGCGCGAATGGCTTGCCGACCCGACTTGGTTTCGACAATGAGCGCCTCGATGCGCGCATCGTCCCTGATGACCGCGGCAGCCCACGCATGAAACAGCACGTCGACACCGGCCGACAGCAGCATCTGGTCGGCCGCGCACTTGTATGCCGACACGTCGTACGAGCGCACGCGGATGCGGCCCTGCATGCCGTCCTGCGGTTTGTTGAGTCCACCGAGCGCGTCGATGCGTTGCATTAGGTCGTCGACCACGCCATGCACCAGTTGCTGCATCTCGCCATCCTTGCGGCCGTAGAGCCCGGCGAAATTAGTGACGCCACCCGCCGTACCCATGCCGCCGAGAAAGCCGTAACGCTCGACCAGCAAAGTGCGCGCACCGTGCGTTGCCGCACTCACCGCAGCGGCCAGCCCAGCGGGCCCGCCACCGATGACAACGACGTCGTACTCGCCGAAGACCGGAAGCGCGCGGCCGGGTTCGTCCAGCGTGGTGGTGCGTGCCGTCATGCGCCGGTCATTCGATCTTGATGCCGCGCGCGGCGATGATCTTCGCCATGGTCGCGCTCTCTTCCTTGATGCGCGTCTTCAGGCCTTCGGCCGAGGTGCCGACCGCTTGCCAGCCCTGGTTGAAAAGCTGACGCCGGACATCGGGGTTCTGCATGATCTTCGGCATCTCGAGCGCCAATCGATCCTGCGCCGCCTTCGACAGACTGGCCGGTCCGATGAGCGCGGTCCACACCTCGAGCTGGAAGTCCTTGACGCCGGCATCGGCCAGCGAAGGCGCCTCCGGCATCAGCACGCTGCGACCACTGGTGGTCAGGCCGATCACCTTCAGCTTGCCGCCCTTGGCTTGTGGCTGCGCGATGCCCGGTGGCACCAGCGCCATCTGGATCTGCCCGCCCATCATCGCGGTCACGACCTGCGGATTGCCCTGATACGGAATGTGCTGCGGCATCAGTCCAGGCATCTTCGCCTTCATCAGTTCCATGCCCAGATGACCGACCGAGCCGGTGCCGACCGAGCCGTAGTTCCAGGTGTCGCCGGCCTTGCGAGCGGCATCGAAGAAGGCGGCGCCATCGGGTGCCGACATGGGCGCTATCAACACCAACGGTGCAGTCGCCAGCAGGCTGATGTAGCTGAAGTCCTTGGCCGGGTCGTACGGCAGGCGCGGGTACAGCATCTTGGCGGAGGTGAGGTTGCCGTTGATGACCACGCCGAGCGTGTGACCGTCGGTCGCCTTGGCCACCTGGTCGGTCGCGATGTTGCCGGATGCGCCGGGCTTGTTCTCGACGATCACCGGCTGGCCGAGCGCACGGCCCAACGGCTCGGCGATGGCGCGCGCGGCCATGTCGGGCGTCGAGCCGCCCGGGAAGCCGACGAGGATGCGGATCGGCTTGGTCGGCCACGCTGGCGTGCCCTGCGCCGCGGCGCCCGCCACCACCGTGCAAAGACCGACTGCCAAGGCCGCGAGTTGGAAGCGCCGCGAAAAGCGCGGCAGGACTTTTTGTTTTGAATGCATGTCGAGGATGAGGAAAGAAGAGACCGGCGTGTGACCGCTCTCGGGAATAATGCCAACGATTATCCAGCGCCATCGCCCTTGGCGCACACCCCACAGGCGGCCCCATGTCATGCATAACCCTGCGTTTTCTTGCCGAACCCAACACCGTCAACTTCGGCGGCAAGGTGCACGGCGGCACCGTCATGAAGTGGATCGACGAAGCCGGCTATGCGTGCGCCACCAGCTGGGCCAAGCGCTACTGCGTGACCGCCTTCATCGGCAGCATCCGCTTTCAACACCCCGTCAAGATCGGCGACCTCGTCGAGGTCGAAGCCCGCCTCGTCTACACCGGCACGACCAGCATGAACATCTCGGTCGAAGTGCGCAGCGGCGACATGAAGACCGGCGAGATGACCAAGACCACTGAATGCCTGGTGGTGTTCGTATCGGTCGATTCGCATGGGCGGCCGACGCCTGTCGAAGCCTTCACACCGAGCACGCCGGGCGAGGCGGCGCTGGCCGAGCGCGCCAGGTCGTATCTCGAAGCGGCTCGGGCTGCGGCGAGTCCGAAGATTTAGCTGTAGGCAATGCGCTTGGCGGAAAACGCTCCGCCTGCCACCAGCCTTTGGCCCCGGCACGACTGAGCCACCCCCTTTGCAACGCCGCTCGTATAGTGTCGGCAAACAAAATTCAGGGAGAACTCATGATCGTTCAAGACGAGGAAGAGCCGTTTCTTCAATCGGCCAACTTTTTGCGCACCTGGTCGAAGTGCATGGGCCAAAGGTGCGAGATCGAGGGCGTTGCGCTGTCGCTCGACAGAGCGCCGCCGCCGCTGGCATCGCTGCCTTCACAGTCGTCTGTCACACCAGCAGCGCCGCAGCCGGCAACCAAGACAGTCCCGAAGAAAGTCGCTGGCGACCCTTACGTCAACACGGTGCTGGCGATCGCCAAGGTGGCGTCGTCCATCGGCAGCGCAGTTCACGCCATCCAGAACCCGCCGCCCGCGCCGTCAAAGGCACCCGCCGTCGCGCCAACGCCGCCCGCACCGAAGCGGCCCGTGGTGCCGCCCTTCGACATCCAGGACATTCCGGGCGCCATGCGCAAGCTTGGCATGCCGATGTCTGCGACGTTGATGGAGCGATGGTTTAGCGGGCAGCTCAATTACTCGCTGAGCGATGCCGACGAGAGAGCCGAGATCAACCAAAGCGGATTCCCGTACCCACCGAATATGGTCGACACCGCAACCATCATGATGGCGTGGGTACTCGGATTTCGGAGGGCGAAGAATGCCTTCGATACATTGACCGAGTCGCTAATGCTCGAGACCCCTCGTGCGCGCGGTATCTTGGTGAACAAATTGACGCCTTACAAAACGCGCCAATCGATTCAACCTTGGCTGGAATGCAAAGGCGATCTTCAGCGCTTCCACGAGGAGTTTCAGTTTCAGCTGATCGATGTGAACGCAAGTTGGTCGGAGCGCATCGCGGTTCAGATGTACGAAGAGATGTCCAACAACGGCGTGCCGGATGACCTGACCGGTGCACTGGGCGCTTTCAACTTCTACGCGACGATCGCCGAGGCCACCTTCAATCAGCAGGCCGGCACCGCCACCGTCACGCGCGTAGCCATCTATGTCAAAGATCACTACACCTTCTCGCCCACGCCGGGCAATGTATCTCAGTACCTTGGGCACTGGAACAAGAGCCATGTCGCCATTCAGCACCTGCATGCTGCTGCTATGGCCGTCAACGCGCAGTTGTCAGACGCACCGGTCAGGATCGGCAAGGGCGCCGACAACATTTTCTACCCTGTGCGCAATAGCGACTTCCGCGCATGGCAGCAGAAGCACGGCCGCGGTGGCGACTTCATCATCTACTCGGATCGCATATGGGTCACCCTCCGTCGACCCATCACGATCAACCTATGAAGAAGTTCAAATGGGTTCTCTTAGTCATTTGTTTGTTGCTCGTCGGGTGGAATGTCAACGCATACAAGCTGGGGATCGAGGGCCGTGCATCCATTAAAAAATGGACATATGAAGAGTCGCCGGACGGGCAATACACGCTTGCATATGGCGATGGACCGGGCTACTGGGTCTGGGTGCGGCTCCGCAAAAAAGGCGGGGACGAAGTGCTTGCCGACAGATGGTTCGAAAGCAAGGAGCCGTACAAATCCGCATGGCTTGGCGACCGCGTCTACTACTCGCACTACGATGCAGACGGACCAATCTACCTTCCGCCCGTTTGGTTGGAGAAGTGGCTCGCGAGATTGCCTTGACGGTCTTTGCTACTAATCACGGTGAAGCTATGAAAAGGCTCAAGTGGGTCGCTTTGGGTATCTGCCTGCTGATAGCTGCGTGGAATATTAATGCTTACAGGCTAGGCGTTGAAGGCCGTGCATCAGTTCAAAGATGGACGTACAAGAACTCTCCGGACGGTCGCTATACCTTGGCATACGGCACCGGCCTAGGTAACTGGATTTGGGTGCGGCTACGCCGAAGCGGCGAAACTGAAGTGCTGGCTGACCGATGGTTTGAAAGCACAGAGCCAAACTGGGTCTTTTGGGATGCCGATCATGTCTCTTACTCACGCTACGACGCAACGGGGCCGATCCATCTTCCGCCCAACTGGTTGGACAATTGGCTGGCGAAGCTGCCTTGATGGCGCTTCGAGGAGCCGCCCCTTCTCACACAGCCAGCACTGTCCCGCTCACCTCACCCAACCCGATGCGCACCGCCCCGTCACGCTCGCACCAGCCGCGCAGCGTCAACGTGTCGCCGTCTTCCAGGAACGTTCGCTTCTCCCCATTGGGCAGCGTGATGGGTTGCTTGCCGCCCATCGTGAGTTCGAGCAGCGAACCGGCCTGATCGAGCTCGGGGCCCGACAGCGTGCCGGAGCCGAGCAGGTCGCCGGGCTGCAGGTTGCAGCCATTCACCGTATGGTGCGCGACCAGTTGCGCGGCGGTCCAGTAGGCGGCTTGCGTCGTGTTGCCGAGCGTGAGGCGCACGGGTGCTGTACCGGCCTCACGCATGGCTGCGGTCTGCAGCAATACCTCGAGCGTGATGTCGAGTGCGCCTGCATCGCGGTTGGCTCGCGAGTCGAGGTACGGCATCGGCTGCGGGTCGCCGGCCGGGCGCTCGAACCTTGCGCGGAACGGCGCGAGCGCGTCCATCGTCACCAGCCAAGGCGACACGGTGCTGGCGAAATTCTTTGCCAGGAACGGGCCGAGCGGCTGGTATTCCCAAGCCTGCAGATCGCGCGCTGACCAGTCGTTGAACAACGTCACGCCGAACAGATGTTGCTCAGCTTGGTCCATGCCGATCGGTTCGCCCAGCGCATTGCCCTGGCCGATGAAAAAGCCGAGCTCCAGTTCGTAGTCGAGCCGCTTGCTCGGGCCAAACGACGGCTCGGCCGCATCCGGCGCCTTGGTCTGCCCCTGCGGCCGTTTGAACTGCTGGCCGCTGACGCCGATCGACGAACTGCGACCGTGATAACCGATGGGCACCCACTTGTAGTTGGGCATCAGCGGTTGGTCGGGACGGAACAACTTGCCGACCGTCGTCGCGTGGTGGATGCCAGTGTAGAAGTCCGTGTAGTCACCGATGCGGCAAGGCACGTGCATCGTGACCTGCGCCGGATTGATCAATGCGTTTTCCCATTCGGACTGGCGGGCGCTGCCTTGGGTCAGGCCTTGCGAGATCAGCGAGCGCAACGCGGCACGCTTGGCCGGCGTCGCGGCCATCAACGTGTTCATGTCGTCAGTGTCGATCAGCTTGGCCATGCGCAGATCGAGGATCTTGTCGCCGATGGCCACACCGATGCGCCGCTCGTGTCGCGGTGCGCGGCTGAAGGTGCCGAAAGGCAGGTTCTGGATCGGAAAATCGCAGCCCGTGTCGTTGGCCGATTCGACCCAGCTGCGGCGCTTCGGGTCGTGCGTTTCATTGATCGTGGTCATGACTTGAATTGGTCCTTGAGGCCAGCCCAGCAATCGGCATAGGCGTGGTCTAGCACCGGGCTCTGCATGGCCCACTGCGTCGGGATGAATCGAAAGCGGCTCTCGAACATGAAGGCCAGCGTGTTGTCGAGCTTCTGCGGTTTGAGGTCGGCGTGGCTGGCCTTGTCGAAAGCTTCTTCATCCGGCCCGTGCGGCACCATCATGTTGTGCAGGCTGGCGCCACCGGGCTTGAAACCGCCCGGCTTGGCGTCGTACTCGCCGTAGACCAGCCCCATGAATTCGCTCATCAGGTTGCGGTGGTACCACGGCGGCCTGAAGGTGTTTTCCATCACCAGCCAGCGCGGCGGAAAGATCACGAAGTCGCAGTTGGCCGTGCCGGGCGTATCGCTCGGCGAGGTCAGCACGGTGAAGATCGATGGGTCGGGGTGGTCGAAGCTGATCGAGCCGATCGTCATGAAGTTGGCCGTGTCGTACTTGACGGGCGCGAGGTTGCCGTGCCACGCGACCACGTTGAAGGGCGACTGCTTCATGGGTGCGCGCCAGAAGCGGCCACCGAACTTCTTGACGATTTCGTAAGCGCCGCCGGCATCTTCGAAGGCTGCGACGGGCGCCTGGAAATCGCGCGCGTTCGCGAGGCCGTTCGAGCCGATCGGGCCCAGCTCGGGCAAGCGGAACTGCGCGCCGTAGTTCTCGCAGACGTAGCCGCGCGACGGCCCCGCGCCAGCCTCCGAATCCGGC from Variovorax sp. PAMC28562 includes these protein-coding regions:
- a CDS encoding FAD-dependent oxidoreductase produces the protein MTARTTTLDEPGRALPVFGEYDVVVIGGGPAGLAAAVSAATHGARTLLVERYGFLGGMGTAGGVTNFAGLYGRKDGEMQQLVHGVVDDLMQRIDALGGLNKPQDGMQGRIRVRSYDVSAYKCAADQMLLSAGVDVLFHAWAAAVIRDDARIEALIVETKSGRQAIRANVFIDCSGDADVAAFAGVPFEVGDGHGNSLFPTTMFRIGHVESERALAAIGEFKAINDLMDAALRDEPGRYKFPREGAIVRPQINPTEWRANVTQIRNEQGRAMSGVDARELSAGETEGRRQIVEYFRFMREKVPGFEHSQIVDIAPQVGIRETRRIGGDYALSGEDILSSARFDDVIGLNAWPMELHGDGRIDWGFPRDAGNANNDLPWRMLVPQKVDNLLVAGRCASMTHEGQSAARASGGCFVMGQAAGTAAASVGTGRGTVRDVDVAALQKQLRADGAMWG
- a CDS encoding Bug family tripartite tricarboxylate transporter substrate binding protein, which produces MHSKQKVLPRFSRRFQLAALAVGLCTVVAGAAAQGTPAWPTKPIRILVGFPGGSTPDMAARAIAEPLGRALGQPVIVENKPGASGNIATDQVAKATDGHTLGVVINGNLTSAKMLYPRLPYDPAKDFSYISLLATAPLVLIAPMSAPDGAAFFDAARKAGDTWNYGSVGTGSVGHLGMELMKAKMPGLMPQHIPYQGNPQVVTAMMGGQIQMALVPPGIAQPQAKGGKLKVIGLTTSGRSVLMPEAPSLADAGVKDFQLEVWTALIGPASLSKAAQDRLALEMPKIMQNPDVRRQLFNQGWQAVGTSAEGLKTRIKEESATMAKIIAARGIKIE
- a CDS encoding acyl-CoA thioesterase, translated to MSCITLRFLAEPNTVNFGGKVHGGTVMKWIDEAGYACATSWAKRYCVTAFIGSIRFQHPVKIGDLVEVEARLVYTGTTSMNISVEVRSGDMKTGEMTKTTECLVVFVSVDSHGRPTPVEAFTPSTPGEAALAERARSYLEAARAAASPKI
- a CDS encoding DUF6402 family protein, whose translation is MAPARLSHPLCNAARIVSANKIQGELMIVQDEEEPFLQSANFLRTWSKCMGQRCEIEGVALSLDRAPPPLASLPSQSSVTPAAPQPATKTVPKKVAGDPYVNTVLAIAKVASSIGSAVHAIQNPPPAPSKAPAVAPTPPAPKRPVVPPFDIQDIPGAMRKLGMPMSATLMERWFSGQLNYSLSDADERAEINQSGFPYPPNMVDTATIMMAWVLGFRRAKNAFDTLTESLMLETPRARGILVNKLTPYKTRQSIQPWLECKGDLQRFHEEFQFQLIDVNASWSERIAVQMYEEMSNNGVPDDLTGALGAFNFYATIAEATFNQQAGTATVTRVAIYVKDHYTFSPTPGNVSQYLGHWNKSHVAIQHLHAAAMAVNAQLSDAPVRIGKGADNIFYPVRNSDFRAWQQKHGRGGDFIIYSDRIWVTLRRPITINL
- the fahA gene encoding fumarylacetoacetase, which translates into the protein MTTINETHDPKRRSWVESANDTGCDFPIQNLPFGTFSRAPRHERRIGVAIGDKILDLRMAKLIDTDDMNTLMAATPAKRAALRSLISQGLTQGSARQSEWENALINPAQVTMHVPCRIGDYTDFYTGIHHATTVGKLFRPDQPLMPNYKWVPIGYHGRSSSIGVSGQQFKRPQGQTKAPDAAEPSFGPSKRLDYELELGFFIGQGNALGEPIGMDQAEQHLFGVTLFNDWSARDLQAWEYQPLGPFLAKNFASTVSPWLVTMDALAPFRARFERPAGDPQPMPYLDSRANRDAGALDITLEVLLQTAAMREAGTAPVRLTLGNTTQAAYWTAAQLVAHHTVNGCNLQPGDLLGSGTLSGPELDQAGSLLELTMGGKQPITLPNGEKRTFLEDGDTLTLRGWCERDGAVRIGLGEVSGTVLAV
- the hmgA gene encoding homogentisate 1,2-dioxygenase — its product is MTSTAPLSYQSGFANEYATEAVAGALPQHRNSPQRAPFDLYPELISGTAFTAPRHENRRTWVYRRQPSVVSGRYAPYEQAVWTTGGDRSIALPPEPMRWGAIPLDAESGASTADFVDGMHTLAANGDAEAQSGIAAHVYLAGRSMDRRAFVNADGEMLLVPQQGRLVITSELGVLEVKPGEIAVLPRGVVFKVALPDSEAGAGPSRGYVCENYGAQFRLPELGPIGSNGLANARDFQAPVAAFEDAGGAYEIVKKFGGRFWRAPMKQSPFNVVAWHGNLAPVKYDTANFMTIGSISFDHPDPSIFTVLTSPSDTPGTANCDFVIFPPRWLVMENTFRPPWYHRNLMSEFMGLVYGEYDAKPGGFKPGGASLHNMMVPHGPDEEAFDKASHADLKPQKLDNTLAFMFESRFRFIPTQWAMQSPVLDHAYADCWAGLKDQFKS